The sequence ATTCCCTCTTTCTGGAATCGGGTGAAGGCATCCGCATCTAGCACCTCGGCCCATTTGTAGGAGTAGTAGCCGGCGGCGTAGCCGGTGGGGGAGCTGAACAGGTGGTTGAAGCGGTGCGCCATGGAGGGGCTGGGGGTGGTGACGGGAGCGCGGTAGGTGGCGAGGATCTCGCGGGTCACCTCATCGAGGTGGCGGCCGAGGTATTTGCCGAGGTGGATGTGGAGCTCGAGGTCGAGCTTGCCGTGGGCGAGTTGGGTCATGAAGGTGCTTGCGCTGAGGTAGTTCTTGGCGGCTACCATTTTCCCGAAAAGGTCTTCCGGGATGGTTGCGCCGGTCTCGTGGTGGCGGGCAAAGAGATCGAGTGTCTCGCGCTCCCAGCAATAGTTCTCCATGATCTGGGAGGGCAGCTCGACGAAGTCCCATGCGACGTTGGTTCCGGAAAGGGATTTCACCGGGACATCGGAGAGCATGCCGTGGAGAAGGTGGCCGAACTCGTGGAAGATGGTCTCTACCTCGCGGTGGGTTAGGAGGGCGTCCTTACCGCCGACGGGCGGGGTCATGTTGCCGATGATGAGGCCGAGGTGGGGCTCGCCGGGGCCGCCGGTGAGAAGGGAGTTCATCCATGCGCCGCCGCGTTTCGTTTCACGCGGGTGCCAGTCGGCGTAGAAGGAACCGAGGTGTTTCCCGGTTTCCGAGTCGTGGATCTCGTAGAATGTGACCTCCGGGTGCCAGGTCTCGACTGCCCCGTCCATGGCAGGGTCGGGGGGGCTACCGGGTTCGTAGTAGATGGTTTCGAGCTGGGTGATGGTGATTCCGAAGATGCGGGTGGCGATCTCGAACATGCCTTCCATAACGCCGGTGACGGGGAAGTAGGGGCGCAGGGCTTCGTCGTCTATGGCATAGTTTTCCTTGCGCTGGAGCTCGGCGTAGTAGGCCGTTTCCCATGGTTCCAGAGGCTGGGGTAGTTGGGCGCCATGATGCCGCCCCTCCTTGGTGGCCTTGTATTGGGCGAGTTGCCGGACCTCCTCCTTGAACCGTGTCTCGATACGCTCGTGGATCCGCTCGACGAAGGCGAGGGCGGTTTCGCCGTCGCGGGCCATGCGGCGCTGGAGGGTGAGGTCGGCGAAATTCGCATGACCTAGGATTTGGGCCTTTTCGTGGCGGAGCTTGAGGATCTCCCAGACAAGTGAGGAATTGTCGTAGGGCTCGTGGACGGCTACGTTGACCGAAGCCTCCCAGACGGTCTTGCGCAGGTTCTCGTCCTCCGCGTGCTGCATGATGGGATACATCGATGGGAACTGGAGTGTGAAACGATAGCTGCCCTCCGGATGTCCTTTGGCCTTGGCGTTGGCGGCGGCGCCGGCGAGGGCGGATTCGGGTAGCCCGGCGAGTTTGGCCTTGTCGTCGATGACGAGTTCCCATGCGTTGGTGGAATCGAGGACGTGTTCGGAGTATTGTTTGGTGAGCTTGGAGAGTTCCGAGTCGATCGCGGCGATGCGGGCTTTTTTGTCATCGGGAAGGGCGGCGCCGGAGGTCTTGAAATCCTCGATGGTTTCCTGGATGTGGCGTTGGTGAATGGGTGGGAGGGCTGCGGCGGCTTGGCTTTCCGCAAAGGTGTTGAGGATCTTGAACAGTTGGGGGTTGAGCGAGAGCGAGGAGTAGAAATCGGTGACTGCGGGCAGCATCCTGTTGAGCGCTTCGCGTTGGGCGGGATTGTCGGAGACGGAATCGAGGTGCTGCAGCCTGCCCCAGCCCAGCGACAGGGTTTCCGTGGCGTTTTCCAAGGCCAGGAAACTCGATTCGTAGGTGATTTCCGAGGCTGGCTGGGAACAGATTTTCCCGATGGCGTCCTTCGCGTCGGCGAGGGCTTGGGTGATGGATGGTACGATGGTTTCCGGGGTCAGTGTGGACCAGCGGACGTGGAAGTCTGGGGATAGGAATGGATGCATTTGGGGAAGTTCTAAATTTTGAATTCTAAATTTCAAAATCATAACGAAGAAACCGGCCGGAGGCGCGGTTCTCCATCATGGCTGTAGTGTTTCTGTCAGGACGAGGGTGCCGATGGCGATTCCGAGGACGATGCGGTACCAGCCGAAGATGCCGAGGCCGTGGGACTGGAGGAAGGATACGAGCCATTTGACGGCGAAGGCGGCGGAGATGGTGGCAGCGATGATGCCTGCGATGAGAGGTATGGGGCCGTAGGAATCCCACATGAGCTTGGATCCGCCGAACCAGACATCGTAGTCGGGGCCGGCTTCGCCGAGTTTCCAGATGGCCTTTTTCGCGGTGGCGGCGGTGAGGGTTAGCACGCCGAGAAGGAAGGAATACTCGACGGCGGATTTCACCGAGAGCCCGACGATGAGGCCACCGCAGATGGTCATCAGTGAGCGGGATGTGCCGGGCCACATGGCGATACACTGGAGGAAACCGATGAAGAGGGCGGACTGCCAGGCGAGCTTGAGGATGTCGCGGCCGTTGCCGCGGGGCGGGTGGCGTTTCCGCCAGCGGACGGTCCACAGGATGGCGAAGCCGCCCGCCACCCATGCGAAGATGACGGGCCAGAGGCCGAAGAGCTTTTGCTCGATGATGTCGTTGAGGAGAAGGCCGAGGACTGCGGCGGGGAGGAAGCCCACAAGGACGGCGACGGCGAGCTTGAGTCCCTCGGGATCGCGGCCGAGGACTCCCATGAGCATTTTCAGGACGTGTTTGTAGTAGAGGCCGAGGACCGCGAGGATGGCTCCGCCCTGGATGCAGATGGCGAAGCAGTCGGCGGCGAGCTTGTCGATGCCGTTGGCGGTGCCGATGTGCATGAGGCGCTGGGCGACGATGAGGTGGCCGGTCGAGGAGACAGGGAGATATTCGGTGATGCCTTCGATGAGGCCGAGGAGGATGGCTTGCCAGATTTCCATAGGGGCGTGGCGGCAGTTTGGGTATCTGGAGCCAGGGTTGCAAGGCTTGGGATGGAGAAAGGAAAGCAGCCCTTCCGGCGGTGCCGCAATCCGCGCGATCCACCTCGGCACATCGGGAACTTTGCCAAATCCTGCCGCCTGAAAGGACGGCTCTCCCTATTTTACAGTTTGCTTGCGGGGGAGGGGATGCGAGCTTGGGCGCGGGAGAAGGATGAAGGAACGGTATCTGAAATTGGTGAGGAGCGCTTACCGGATGTTGCGGCACCGCAGGTTGCGCGACAGGCCGTGGTGGCGGACGATGACCAGGCCGCTCTTCGATAGGCAGCTCTGGGTGCCGTGCCGTGATACGGTGGCTTCGGGTCTGGCGATCGGCCTGTTTTTCTCGATGATCCTGATTCTTCCGTTGCAGATGCTATTCGCGGCGGTGCTGGCGATGCGGTTCAGGGTGAATGTGCCCTTCGCGATGGCGGGCTGCTGGGTTTCCAATGTGTTCACGAACGTGCCGCTGGGTCTGGCGCAGGCATGGCTGGGGAACTGGATGATCACCGCGCTGCATTTCCCGATGCCGCATTTCCTCCGCAAGGTACACTTCAACGTGCCGGAAGTCGGCGAGATCAATGCCGCGAACCTGTTCCTGGGAATGTTCGTTTCCGCGGTGATACTGGCGCTGCTTTCCTACCCGCTGGTGCACCTTTTTTCCGCCGTCATGCCGCATCATCTGCCTGTGCTGAAGCGGCGCTTGCCTCCGGTTTCTCGGAAGGCTGGGGATTGAGCGGATTTTTGGTTGGACTTGCCGGGTGAAACGGGGGCTTTCTGGCGGCGATGATTCCCAACGTCCTTGCAGAGAGATATTCGTCCACGGAAATGAACAAGATCTGGTCCGCGGAGGGGCGTATCGTGTTGGAGCGGGAGTATTGGATCGCGGTTATGAAGGCTCAGCGGGATCTTGGGCTGGGGATTTCCGAGGAGGCCATCGCGGCCTATGAAGAGGTGAAGGACAATGTGGATGTGCGGTCCATCATGGATCGCGAGCGGGTCACCCGCCACGATGTGAAGGCGCGGATCGAGGAGTTCAACGGGCTGGCCGGGCATGAGGAGATCCACAAGGGGCTGACCTCGCGCGATCTCACGGAGAACGTGGAGCAGCTTCAGGTTTTCCGGAGCCTCCTGCTGATTCGGGACAAAACCGTCGCAGCCCTGCGTGGGATGCGCGAGCGTGCGGAGCAGTGGGATGAGATGGTGCTGACCGCGCGGACACACAATGTCGCCGCCCAGCCGACGACTTTGGGCAAACGCATAGCCATGTTCGGGGAGGAGCTGCTTTCCGGATTCCGCATGCTGGAGGATGTCATCGCCGGCTATGCCGTGCGTGGATTGAAAGGGGCGGTCGGCACGCAGATGGATCAGCTCTCGCTCTTCGGTGGGGATGCGGAGAAAGTCGCCGAGCTTGAGAAACGCATCGTCGCCCATCTAGGCATCCCGCAGCAGTGGAGCAACGTGGGCCAGGTGTATCCGCGGTCGCTGGATCTGCGGGTCGTCTCCATCCTCACGGAGCTGGCGAGCGGCCCGTCATCCTTTTGTAAAACCCTCCGCCTCATGGCCGGGAACGAAACCGCCAGCGAGGGTTTCGCGCCGGGGCAGACAGGATCGAGCGCGATGCCGCACAAGATGAACTCCCGTTCCTGCGAGCGGGTGAACGGTTTCCACGTGATCCTCAAAGGCTACCTCGCCATGGCCGCCGGTCTCGCCGGGGACCAGTGGAACGAGGGCGATGTGAGCTGTTCCGTAGTGCGCCGCGTGATGCTTCCGGATGCTTTTTTCTGCATCGACGGCATGTTCGAGACCTATCTGACGATCCTCGGCCAGATGGACGCCTACGAGGCGGTGATCGCTTCGGAAACCGCCCGTTACCTGCCTTTCCTGATGACCACCACGGTGATGATGGAGGCGGTGAAACGCGGGGTCGGACGGGAGACTGCGCACAAGGCGATCAAGGAGCACGCGGTTGCGACGGTTGCGGACATGCGCACGGGTGCGGTGGATAAGAACAATCTGCTGGACCGGCTTGCCGAAGACGGCCGACTGGGCCTATCCCGCGACGAGCTCGGCGAGATCCTGGAAAAGGGCGACAAGGAAGTCGGCGCCGCCAAGTCACAGGTGAACTTTTTCTCCGGAGAAGTCAGAAAACTTGAGCAGAAATGGCCTGAGGCTTCGGCTTACGCGCCGGGCGGGATTCTGTAGGACTTTGCACCGCAGGCTTTGGACTAATGGGATTCCCATTCCCAGCTCTGACGCTGCGTGCTGAACAGAGGAACGGATTCCATCTTCCACCCCGTTGAGCCGACGGAAATCTGCGGATGAGAGCCGCAGCAGTGCAGAGCCTCCTGCGGTTCACATCAGCCTCCCGTGCGGGGCGGACCCTTTTTCTTCGGCTTGTCCGGGGTGACATCGCGCATGCCGCCGGATTTGCCGCGCTGCTGCTGGAGCTTCTGCATTTCGGCTTGTTTTTCGGCCATCCGCTGCACCCAGGATTTCTTGCCGCCGTCCTTGCGGGCGACGAGTTCCGGCTCGGGGATCTTGTTCATCAGGTAGGTCTGTCCGATGGAGAAGATGTTCTGCGTGGTCCAGTAGAGTGCGAGGGCGGAGGCGTATGCGTAGCAGAAGAAGAAGAACATCAGCGGCATGAACATCATGATGCGCTGCTGCATCTTGTCGCCGGTCTTGGGCATCATCGCCATCTGGATGGCGCTGGTGGCGGCCATGACGATGGGGAGAAGATTGATCGGGATGCCGAAGAAATGGGCGACGGTGTCCGGCTGCGAAAGGTCATCGACCCAGAGGAAAGGCTGGTTGCGGAGCTCCACGGCGTAATCGAGCATGCGGAAGAATCCGAAGAAGATAGGGATCTGGATGAGCATGGGAAGGCATCCGCCGAGGGGGTTGATGCCGTATTTGCGGTAGAGGCCCATCATCTCGGTATTGAGCTTGTTGGGGTCGTCGGGATATTTCTCCTTCAGCTCCTTCATCTTGGGCTGGAGCTTGGACATGCGCTTCATCGAGTGGGTCGATTTCGCGTGGAGCGGCCAGATGGCGATGCGGACGATGAGGGTGAGGCAGATGATGGCGAGCCCCCATGACTCGTGGGAGGAAACCTTCATCAGGCCATCGTGGAGGAGGTTGAGTAGCCAGTTTAGGAAGCGCGACACCGGGCTGAAGAAGCCGTATTGCATCATGTCGCCCCAGCCGTCGCCGCCGCCTTCCGCGTTGTCGAGCTTGCGTAGCATCGTGTTCGCCTTTGGGCCGACGAAGATGCGGTAGCTCAGGCTGACGGGCTGGCCGGTGGAAAGGGAGATTTCAGGCAACGAGATGGCTGCCTGGACGGCAGGGTATTCCTTGCCACCCTCGGTGAGTGATACGGTCTGCGGCTTTCCCCAGACAAGCGTCTTGGCTTCCTTCTCCGGGCGGATGACGATGGAGAAGAACTGGTTGGTGATGCCCGCGTACTGGATCTGCTCCTCCGCTTCGCTGTTGATGATGGATTTTTCCGAGGAGAACCAACCGCCCTTGAAGCCTGTCGCGGCATGAAAGTGCATCTCGTTGTCCGAATACCAGAAGAAGCCCGTGTATGCGGCCCGCTCCTTTTCGTGGAGGGGCGCTGAGGAACCCAGGAAAAGTCCGTAGCGGGAGAGGTCGAAATCGCCGATGCCGGTGTATTCGAATGCGAGATCCAGCTTGAGGAAATAGCCTTTCCCGGGGATGTCGGAATTTTCCAGCGAGAAGGTTTTCTTGGCGATGACGCCGGTGGGCAGCTTGGCGATGAACACGGCGGTCTCGCCGGGGACGGATTGGTCCGCCTTGTAGGCGTAGGTGGAGTTCTCGAGTTTCTCCCTATCGTCCACGAAACCCGCGATGGGGCCCGCTCCGTGGATGTTGATGCGCACCTTTGAGGATCTGCCGACGTTTTTCTGCTCCTTGAGATCCGCGAACTTGATGCCCCCGCCGATGTTGGAGAGGGTGAAGGCGACTTTCTCGTTCTCGAGGACGATGAGTTCCTCCTCCGTGGGAGGGGGAGGGGTCTCGACGCTGAGCGCGGCCTCCCCGGCGGTTGCTGCAGCTTGCCCGGTGTCCTCAGCAACGGGCTTCGGCGCGGGCGGGGCTTTCTTCGGGGTGAAATGGATGTTAAGGGCGATCAGTACGCCGCAGACGGCGAGGACGATCCAGGTTTTACGGTCGTACATGGGGTGGGGAAATTGGTTGGTTGCCCGGCGGTTTTGGAATCCGGGTAGGGCTGATTAGGTGCTGGACGGGCTGCGGTCAATTGCCAAGACGCCGGAAACGCCCGACCCCCGGCTTGTCCCTTGCATAGCGATCTTTGCGGGCCCACGCTTTCCGCACGCCAACATGGAAGCCCCAGCAAACAACAACGCCACCGAAGCAGCCGCAGCCATCCTCGCCGGGAAACCGGGCGGGATCAAGCACTCCGTCTGCCGCTGGTGCTATGATGACATCCCGCTCGAGAGTCTCTGCGAGGCAGCGAAGGGGATGGGTGTGCAATCCATCGAGCTGGTTGAAACGTCGGACTTCCCCATCCTCAGGAAGCATGGCCTGGACTGCGCGATGGTGACCTTCCCGACGGCGGTCACAAAGCACGGCGTGAAGGTCGGCATGATCGAGAAATCCTTCAACCGAACGGAGCACCACGATGCCCTTGTGGAGGTTTATGAAAAAAAGCTCAGCGACTGCGCGGCGGTGGGCGCTAGGCAGCTCATCTGCTTTCCGGGGAACCGTGACGGGATGGGCGATGAGGAGGGCCTGGAGAACTGTGAGGCAGGCCTGAGGCGTATCCTGCCTCTTGCCGAAAAGCTCGGTGTGATCCTTTCCATGGAGCTTCTCAACTCGCGCGTGGATCATCCGGATTACATGTGCGACCGCACGGCATGGGGAACGGCGCTTGTGGATCGCATCGCGAGCCCGAACTTCAGGCTGCTCTACGACATCTACCACATGCAGGTCATGGAGGGGGATATCATCGCCACGATACGGGCGAAGCATGACTACTTCTCCCACTACCATACCGGCGGCGTGCCTGGGAGAAATGAGATCGATGAGAGCCAGGAGCTTAACTATCCGGCGATCATGAGAGCCATCGTGGAAACCGGATACAGCGGCTACGTCGGCCAGGAGTTCATCCCGAAAAACCCGGACAAGCTAGCCAGCCTGAGGCAGGGGGTGGGGATCTGCACGGTTTGACCCCATGGGATAAGGCCGCATGCCGCCTCTTCTGCCCAGTATTGAAGGGCATAACAAAAAAGGGAGCCGCTTACGGCTCCCTAACTTGTTCATCCTAAATGGAAAAGTGCTCGAAAGAGGACTCGAACCTCCACAGGTTTCCCTACTAGATCCTTAGTCTAGCGCGTCTACCAATTCCGCCATCCGAGCTTTTCTTTCCGGTTTGGGTGGGCGCAGGAAATATGACGAAGGGCCGGGCTTTGCAAGAGAATGTTCGGATTTTTTTCCCTGATGGGGCGGTGGTGTCGGCTTATCCTTGAAGTCCCTGCGGGTTGCCATTACCCAGAGCGCGTGTTGACGATCAAGAAACTTACGAAAACCCTCGGCGGGCGCACCCTTTTGCGCGAGGCCGAGATGTCCATCAACTGGGGCGAGCGCGTCGCCCTCGTGGGCCCGAACGGGGCCGGGAAGTCCACGCTTTTCCGGATGATCCTCGATGAGGACCAGCCGGATGAGGGCACGATAGACCGCGACGAATACGCGATCACAGGATATCTCCCGCAGGAAGCGGGCGAGCCTTCCGATGAGACGATCATCGAGATCGCGATGGGGATCACGCCTGAAATGATAGGCCTGCTGCGCACGATACGCGAAGGTGAGAAATCAGGCGACCTTTCCACCGAGAAATTCGCCAAGGCGCAGGATCAGTTCACCGCGCTCAACGGCTACCAGCTTGAGCCGAAGGCCAAGAAAATCCTCGCCGGGCTGGGCTTCAAGCAGGAGGATTTCAACAGGCCGGCCCGCGAATACTCCGGCGGCTGGGTGATGCGCGCCCACCTCGCACGCCTCCTTGTCATGGAGCCCGACCTGCTCATGCTCGACGAGCCGACCAACCACCTCGACCTCATCTCCCTCCTCTGGCTCCAGCGCTACCTGTTGAATTACTCGGGGGCCATCCTGATGATCTCCCATGACCGCGATTTCATGGACATGATGATCGAGACCGTCATTGAAATCGATCCGGATGCGATGCAGCTCATTTCCTACACCGGAAATTACACGGCTTATCTTGACGAGAGGGAAAAGGTCTATGAGCGCAAGGTCCAGGCCTACCGGAACCAGAACAAGGAAATCGAGGCGCATATGGAATTCATCGAGCGCTTCCGGCAGGTGGGTTCGAAGGCGGCCCAGGTGCAGTCACGGATCAAGCTTGTGGACAAGATCGAGAAAATCGAGAAGCCCCGCGCCCCGCGCAAACCGTTCAAGTTCGCATTCCCGCAGCCTCCGCGCTCGAACCAGAAGGTCATCGAGTTCCATAAAGTCGGCCAGTCATACCCGGGGAAGCGCATTTACAAGGATCTCGACCTCACCATCGAGCGCGGGGACAAGATCGTCCTTGTCGGCCCGAACGGTGCGGGCAAGACCACCCTGCTCAAGCTGCTGGCCGGGGAACTGGAGATCGACGGCGGGAAAAAGGAGACCGGCTACCTCACCAAGATCGGCTACTATTCCCAGCACCGCGCCGAGGCCCTGAACGAATACAACACGGTGCTCGATGAGGTCATGGGCGCGTGCACCACCCTCCGCGAAGAGGACGCCAGGGCCATCCTCGGCACCTTCCTGTTCCGCCGGGCGGATGTGGAGAAACGCTGCGGCGTCCTTTCCGGAGGGGAGAAATCACGCCTCAACCTGGTGAAATTCCTCGTCGATCCGCCCAATCTCCTGCTCATGGACGAGCCGACGACCCACCTCGACATCCTCTCCATAGACTCCCTCGTGAACGCGCTGAAGTCCTACGAAGGCACGCTTGTCTTCATTTCCCACGACGTGCATTTCATCCGCACCCTCGCGGAAACGACCTTGCATGTGACACGCGATGAAAAGAACCCGGAGAATGGCGCCGTAGTCACCCGATACACCGGCGGCTACGATTACTTCCTGGAGAAATCCGGCCTTAGCGACGACCGCAGTGCGGTGACTTCCTAACAAGCAAACAAACATGAATTTGCGCACCATACCAGCCCTTGTTCTGCTCACCGCCGTGGCGGGCGCGGCACCGGTCGTCATCGACGATGCCGCCCTGATCCGCGCGCTCCAGAAAGGTGTCTCCGATTTCGCCGAATCGGGAGAGGGCATCACCGCAGACCAGCTCGCGAAAGATGTGGCCGCGGCTCCAGCCAAGCTGGATCTTGCGATTCCTGCGGTGAGCCCCCCGGAGAACCTTGATGCATCCGTCTATCTCATCGGTTCCGTTTACAAATGCGGCAAGTGCGACAAGTGGCATTCCTCGGGAACCGCGACGGCATGGGCCTTGGCCGAGGATGGCCTGATGGTGAGCAACCACCATGTCTTCGCGAACACCAAGGGCGGGGCGATGGGTGTCTGCGGCATCGACGGGAAAGTCCATCGGGTCATGGAAATCCTCGCTGCGGACGAAGCCAACGACATCGCCATTTTCCGCGTCGACGCAAGCGGTCTCCAGCCGCTGGGCATCGGCGAACCGGCACCGGTCGGCACGGCCGTGCAGGTCATCGGGAATCCGGACCAGCGGCTGTTCACCCACACCTTCGGCCACGTTTCCCGCTACCACAACCGCCCGAAGGCACCCGGCGGCGCGGGCATCCTGCAGATGTCCATCACCGCGGACTATGCCAAGGGTTCCTCAGGCGGGCCGGTGCTCAACGCGGCAGGCGAGGTCATCGGGATGGTCAGCTCCACCCAGTCGATCTACTACAAGGGCAAGGAGCAGGGGCCCTTGCAGATGGTCGTAAAAAACTGCGTTCCGGCTTCCTCCATCTCTGCGATGATCCCGCAATACGGCGGGAAAACGGCGCAAGTGCCGGAGGGCGCTCCCCAGGAACAGCCGCAATGAGAAGGAAGCTCATCATCGCCATGCTATTGCTCGTGGCTACGGCGGCGGCCTACTGGCTGGGCAAGCCGTAGGCCGGAAGGAGTGTGGGTGCCTTGGGCGGCTTTCGCTATCCGCGTCGGAATCTCATTGTTTCGGGATCAGCCGTATCTGATAGATCTTCGGCCAGCATTTTCCGGTGACGAACAATTCCCGCGACTGCGGGTCGTAGGCGATGCCGTTGAGCACATGTTCGGGATCGAGCCTACGGGACTTGGCATCGATCCCGGTCAGGTCGATCACGCCGAGGACGGTGCCGTCCTTGGGGTTGATGCGCAGGATGAAATCGCTGTGCCACACGTTTGCGAAAATCTCGCCCTCGATGAATTCCAGTTCATTGAGGAGATTGACCGGCTTGCCATTGAGGCGCACCCGCAGCTCCCGCCAGACGCGGAAGGTCTTGGGGTCGAGAAAACGCAGCCGGTCGCTGCCATCGCTCATGACCAGGGATGCCCCGTCGCTCGTGAGCCCCCAGCCTTCGCCATCGTATCTGAAGTTCCCCAAGGGCTCCAGGGTCTTGGTGTCATAAAGGAAGCCCTGCCGGCCGTGCCATGTCAGCTGATGGAGTTTCCCATCCAGGTCCGCCACGCCTTCCCCGAAAAAATTGGCAGGCAAGTCTCTTTTCCTCAGCACCTTTCCTGTTTCCTTCTCAACGCGGCGTATGCTCGACGTGCCATATCCGCCGGTGGTTTCGATCCAATCACCGTGCGATAGAAGCAATCCCTGGGTGAAAGCCCCTGTGTCATGGGGAAGCTCGCGGAGCACCTCATAGCCCAGCATGGGATGGGCTTTCCAATCCGGAGCCACCGGCGCTTCGGCAGGCTCCTTGACCTGATTCACCCCCTGTGCCTTTTTCTGGCAAGCCCCCGATGAGAGGGCGAGGAGTGCGGCGGCGAAGATGCGGAATTTCATGATGGGAAGGGGTTGTGCATCCGCCACCGTTGGGCCCGAAACGCAATGCGTGGCGGCGGCAGGGAATCCTGTTGGGAAATGCGAATCCTGTCGATAGGCAACACCCGTGTGGCTGGTGAAAGATGATCCGGCGCCTCACAGGCCGGAAGCCCGGAACAGCAGCCGGAATGCGGGCGAGAAATCATCCGGGCAAGCCGCGAGCCAAGCCGCGATCTCCTCCACCGGGAAGGGCATGACGGAAT comes from Akkermansiaceae bacterium and encodes:
- a CDS encoding glutaminyl-peptide cyclotransferase, which gives rise to MKFRIFAAALLALSSGACQKKAQGVNQVKEPAEAPVAPDWKAHPMLGYEVLRELPHDTGAFTQGLLLSHGDWIETTGGYGTSSIRRVEKETGKVLRKRDLPANFFGEGVADLDGKLHQLTWHGRQGFLYDTKTLEPLGNFRYDGEGWGLTSDGASLVMSDGSDRLRFLDPKTFRVWRELRVRLNGKPVNLLNELEFIEGEIFANVWHSDFILRINPKDGTVLGVIDLTGIDAKSRRLDPEHVLNGIAYDPQSRELFVTGKCWPKIYQIRLIPKQ